From a single Brassica rapa cultivar Chiifu-401-42 chromosome A01, CAAS_Brap_v3.01, whole genome shotgun sequence genomic region:
- the LOC103840854 gene encoding stress enhanced protein 1, chloroplastic isoform X1 — protein sequence MALSQVSASLAFSLSNPGAIKLGRITNTCRVHVPQLAGSRSTFASGSPLLPLNLRLPRGGGGSGNRRGASVSVRSEQSTEGGSGLDIWLGRGAMVGFAVAISVEIATGKGLLENFGVASPLPTVALAVTALVGVLTAVFIFQSSSKN from the exons ATGGCCCTATCTCAAGTATCTGCGTCTCTCGCCTTCTCTCTTTCCA ATCCTGGCGCCATCAAGCTAGGCAGAATCACAAACACATGTAGAGTTCATGTACCGCAGCTTGCTGGAAGCAGATCCACTTTCGCTTCTGGTTCTCCTCTGT TGCCATTGAACTTGAGGTTGCCtcgtggaggaggaggaagtggGAACAGAAGAGGAGCATCCGTTTCAGTTAGAAGCGAGCAAAGTACAGAAGGAGGCAGCGGTTTGGACATATGGCTTGGTCGTGGCGCTATGGTTGGTTTTGCTGTCGCCATTTCTGTTGAGATCGCCACTGGCAAAGGACTTCTTGAG AATTTTGGGGTAGCGAGTCCATTGCCTACGGTTGCTTTGGCTGTTACAGCATTGGTTGGTGTTCTTACTGCGGTTTTCATCTTCCAATCTTCCTCTAAAAACTGA
- the LOC103840854 gene encoding stress enhanced protein 1, chloroplastic (The RefSeq protein has 1 substitution compared to this genomic sequence), translated as MALSQVSASLSFSLSNPGAIKLGRITNTCRVHVPQLAGSRSTFASGSPLPLNLRLPRGGGGSGNRRGASVSVRSEQSTEGGSGLDIWLGRGAMVGFAVAISVEIATGKGLLENFGVASPLPTVALAVTALVGVLTAVFIFQSSSKN; from the exons ATGGCCCTATCTCAAGTATCTGCGTCTCTCGCCTTCTCTCTTTCCA ATCCTGGCGCCATCAAGCTAGGCAGAATCACAAACACATGTAGAGTTCATGTACCGCAGCTTGCTGGAAGCAGATCCACTTTCGCTTCTGGTTCTCCTC TGCCATTGAACTTGAGGTTGCCtcgtggaggaggaggaagtggGAACAGAAGAGGAGCATCCGTTTCAGTTAGAAGCGAGCAAAGTACAGAAGGAGGCAGCGGTTTGGACATATGGCTTGGTCGTGGCGCTATGGTTGGTTTTGCTGTCGCCATTTCTGTTGAGATCGCCACTGGCAAAGGACTTCTTGAG AATTTTGGGGTAGCGAGTCCATTGCCTACGGTTGCTTTGGCTGTTACAGCATTGGTTGGTGTTCTTACTGCGGTTTTCATCTTCCAATCTTCCTCTAAAAACTGA